A genomic segment from Janibacter sp. DB-40 encodes:
- the rpoB gene encoding DNA-directed RNA polymerase subunit beta: MAASRTASPMSTAQTASGRLSFAKIREPLEVPDLLALQTESFDWLLGNEKWQERVAEAIEAGRRDVPERSGLEEIFEEISPIEDFSGSMSLSFRESRFEEPKYSVDDCKERDQTYSAPLFVTAEFMNAETGEIKSQTVFMGDFPLMTDRGTFIINGTERVVVSQLVRSPGVYFESTPDKTSDKDIYSAKVIPSRGAWLEFEVDKRDMVGVRVDRKRKQSVTVLLKALGMTSSEILEEFGDFESIRATLEKDTVEDQDAALLDMYRKLRPGEPPTREAAQNLLDNLYFNHKRYDLAKVGRYKMNRKLGREVGLSESVLTLEDVVATLKYLVALHADQPTLPGVRDGESVEVPVEVDDIDHFGNRRLRSVGELIQNQIRTGLSRMERVVRERMTTQDVEAITPQTLINIRPVVASIKEFFGTSQLSQFMDQNNPLSGLTHKRRLSALGPGGISRDRAQMEVRDVHTSHYGRMCPIETPEGPNIGLIGSLASYGRINAFGFIETPYRKVVEGRVTDEIVYISADEEDKVVVAQANAVLQDDGHFREERVLARTRGGEVDQVPAEDIDYMDVSPQQMVSAATAMIPFLEHDDANRALMGANMQRQAVPLVQAEAPFVGTGMEHRAALDSGDVVRADKAGVVTEVSADLVTVLQDDGGSRTYKMMKFSRSNQGNSYNQRVMVAEGDHLEAGQLIADGPATDGGEMALGRNLLVAFMPWEGYNYEDAIILSQRLVQDDVLSSIHIEEHEVDARDTKLGPEEITRDIPNVSDDVLADLDERGIIRIGAEVRDGDLLVGKVTPKGETELTPEERLLRAIFGEKAREVRDTSMKVPHGETGTVIGVKVFDKDEGDELPPGVNQLVRVYVANKRKITDGDKLAGRHGNKGVISKILPVEDMPFLEDGTPVDVVLNPLGVPGRMNIGQILELHLGWAASRGWEIAGNPEWAEMIPQDARQAPPNTRVASPVFDGAEEEEITGLLDSTLPTRDGDRLIGASGKAHLFDGRTGEPYEDPVSVGYMYILKLHHLVDDKIHARSTGPYSMITQQPLGGKAQFGGQRFGEMEVWALEAYGASYALQELLTIKSDDVTGRVKVYEAIVKGDNIPEPGIPESFKVLIKEMQSLCLNVEVLNSEGGTIEMRDNEDDVFRAAEELGIDLSRREPSSVEEV, encoded by the coding sequence TTGGCTGCCTCGCGCACCGCTTCCCCGATGTCCACCGCACAGACTGCCAGTGGCCGTCTGTCCTTCGCGAAGATCCGCGAGCCCCTCGAAGTCCCCGATCTCCTTGCGCTGCAGACCGAGAGCTTTGACTGGCTCCTCGGCAACGAGAAGTGGCAGGAGCGTGTCGCCGAAGCCATCGAGGCCGGGCGCCGCGACGTGCCCGAGCGCTCGGGCCTGGAGGAGATCTTCGAGGAGATCTCGCCGATCGAGGACTTCTCCGGCTCGATGAGCCTCTCCTTCCGGGAGAGCCGCTTCGAGGAGCCCAAGTACTCCGTCGATGACTGCAAGGAGCGCGACCAGACCTACTCGGCCCCGCTCTTCGTCACCGCCGAGTTCATGAACGCCGAGACCGGCGAGATCAAGAGCCAGACGGTCTTCATGGGTGACTTCCCGCTCATGACCGACCGCGGCACCTTCATCATCAACGGCACCGAGCGCGTCGTCGTCTCGCAGCTCGTGCGCAGCCCGGGCGTCTACTTCGAGAGCACCCCGGACAAGACCTCCGACAAGGACATCTACTCGGCCAAGGTCATCCCCAGCCGCGGTGCCTGGCTCGAGTTCGAGGTCGACAAGCGCGACATGGTCGGCGTGCGCGTCGACCGCAAGCGCAAGCAGTCGGTCACGGTCCTGCTCAAGGCCCTGGGCATGACCTCCTCGGAGATCCTCGAGGAGTTCGGTGACTTCGAGTCCATCCGGGCGACGCTGGAGAAGGACACGGTCGAGGACCAGGACGCCGCGCTGCTGGACATGTACCGCAAGCTGCGCCCGGGCGAGCCGCCCACCCGTGAGGCCGCGCAGAACCTGCTCGACAACCTCTACTTCAACCACAAGCGCTACGACCTGGCCAAGGTCGGTCGCTACAAGATGAACCGCAAGCTCGGGCGCGAGGTCGGGCTCAGCGAGTCCGTGCTCACGCTCGAGGACGTCGTCGCGACGCTGAAGTACCTCGTCGCCCTGCACGCCGACCAGCCCACCCTCCCGGGTGTGCGTGACGGCGAGAGCGTCGAGGTGCCGGTCGAGGTCGACGACATCGACCACTTCGGCAACCGTCGCCTGCGCAGTGTCGGCGAGCTCATCCAGAACCAGATCCGCACGGGTCTGTCCCGGATGGAGCGCGTCGTCCGTGAGCGGATGACCACCCAGGACGTCGAGGCGATCACGCCGCAGACCCTGATCAACATCCGGCCGGTCGTCGCCTCCATCAAGGAGTTCTTCGGCACCAGCCAGCTGTCGCAGTTCATGGACCAGAACAACCCGCTGTCGGGCCTGACGCACAAGCGTCGCCTCTCGGCGCTGGGCCCGGGCGGCATCAGCCGCGACCGCGCCCAGATGGAGGTCCGTGACGTCCACACCTCGCACTACGGCCGCATGTGCCCGATCGAGACCCCCGAGGGGCCGAACATCGGTCTCATCGGCTCGCTCGCGAGCTACGGGCGGATCAACGCCTTCGGCTTCATCGAGACCCCCTACCGCAAGGTCGTGGAGGGTCGCGTCACCGACGAGATCGTCTACATCTCCGCGGACGAGGAGGACAAGGTCGTCGTCGCCCAGGCGAACGCCGTCCTGCAGGACGACGGCCACTTCCGCGAGGAGCGGGTGCTCGCCCGCACCCGCGGCGGTGAGGTCGACCAGGTCCCGGCCGAGGACATCGACTACATGGACGTCTCGCCGCAGCAGATGGTCTCTGCCGCGACGGCGATGATCCCCTTCCTCGAGCACGACGACGCCAACCGTGCCCTCATGGGCGCGAACATGCAGCGTCAGGCCGTGCCGCTCGTCCAGGCCGAGGCCCCCTTCGTCGGGACCGGCATGGAGCACCGGGCCGCGCTCGACTCCGGTGACGTGGTCCGCGCCGACAAGGCCGGTGTCGTCACCGAGGTCTCCGCCGACCTCGTGACCGTCCTCCAGGACGACGGCGGCAGCCGGACCTACAAGATGATGAAGTTCTCCCGGTCCAACCAGGGGAACAGCTACAACCAGCGCGTCATGGTCGCCGAGGGTGACCACCTCGAGGCCGGCCAGCTGATCGCCGACGGTCCCGCGACCGACGGTGGCGAGATGGCCCTGGGTCGTAACCTGCTCGTGGCGTTCATGCCGTGGGAGGGCTACAACTACGAGGACGCCATCATCCTCAGCCAGCGCCTGGTCCAGGACGACGTCCTCTCCTCGATCCACATCGAGGAGCACGAGGTCGACGCCCGCGACACCAAGCTCGGTCCGGAGGAGATCACCCGGGACATCCCGAACGTCTCCGACGACGTCCTCGCCGACCTCGACGAGCGCGGCATCATCCGCATCGGTGCCGAGGTCCGCGACGGCGACCTCCTCGTCGGCAAGGTCACCCCGAAGGGCGAGACCGAGCTGACCCCGGAGGAGCGCCTGCTGCGCGCGATCTTCGGTGAGAAGGCGCGCGAGGTCCGCGACACCTCGATGAAGGTCCCGCACGGCGAGACCGGCACGGTCATCGGCGTCAAGGTCTTCGACAAGGACGAGGGCGACGAGCTGCCCCCGGGCGTCAACCAGCTGGTCCGCGTCTACGTGGCCAACAAGCGCAAGATCACCGACGGTGACAAGCTCGCCGGCCGCCACGGCAACAAGGGCGTCATCTCCAAGATCCTCCCGGTCGAGGACATGCCCTTCCTCGAGGACGGCACGCCGGTCGACGTCGTGCTCAACCCGCTGGGTGTCCCCGGCCGCATGAACATCGGCCAGATCCTCGAGCTGCACCTCGGCTGGGCGGCCAGCCGCGGCTGGGAGATCGCCGGCAACCCCGAGTGGGCCGAGATGATCCCGCAGGACGCGCGCCAGGCACCGCCGAACACCCGCGTCGCCAGCCCGGTCTTCGACGGTGCCGAGGAGGAGGAGATCACCGGTCTCCTCGACTCGACGCTGCCGACCCGCGACGGTGACCGGCTCATCGGTGCCTCCGGCAAGGCCCACCTCTTCGACGGCCGAACCGGTGAGCCCTACGAGGACCCGGTGTCCGTGGGCTACATGTACATCCTCAAGCTGCACCACCTCGTGGACGACAAGATCCACGCGCGCAGCACGGGTCCGTACTCGATGATCACCCAGCAGCCCCTGGGCGGTAAGGCCCAGTTCGGTGGCCAGCGCTTCGGCGAGATGGAGGTGTGGGCCCTCGAGGCCTACGGCGCCTCCTACGCCCTGCAGGAGCTGCTGACGATCAAGTCCGACGACGTGACCGGTCGCGTCAAGGTCTACGAGGCCATCGTCAAGGGGGACAACATCCCCGAGCCCGGCATCCCCGAGTCCTTCAAGGTGCTCATCAAGGAGATGCAGTCCCTCTGCCTGAACGTGGAGGTGCTCAACTCCGAGGGCGGCACCATCGAGATGCGCGACAACGAGGACGACGTCTTCCGCGCCGCCGAAGAGCTCGGCATCGACCTGTCCCGGCGCGAGCCGAGCAGCGTCGAAGAGGTCTAG